In Nymphaea colorata isolate Beijing-Zhang1983 chromosome 3, ASM883128v2, whole genome shotgun sequence, a genomic segment contains:
- the LOC116249581 gene encoding zinc finger protein CONSTANS-LIKE 2-like, translated as MKDRGRGTVGPWPSTNPARMSQAPAGLWVCEVCESSPATVTCKADAVALCAACDADIHSANPLAQRHVRVPIYQHKFFGGTMSHSHHLSDKFTTEGGMEQDDDSGDDEQEANSWLLFQPAGKNSTKEDVSFLFGGGGGNGGTVEEYLDLVDYGEPCPEEQSQAQSQYSRLQQQQEDADGADRIVPAKSMEVKCQQQSSNQQQYLEFEFENQKGGYGYSGSLIHSIAPDVGIVPEAAINEYSGSYFSTPNGSLELSTGTGVQVLASFTPMDREARVLRYREKRKNRKFEKTIRYASRKAYAETRPRIKGRFAKRTDVEVEVDQIYSSAMIVETGYGVVPTF; from the exons atgaAGGACAGGGGGAGGGGAACAGTAGGGCCATGGCCGTCAACAAATCCAGCTCGCATGTCCCAAGCGCCAGCAGGCCTGTGGGTCTGCGAGGTCTGCGAGTCGTCTCCTGCCACTGTAACTTGCAAAGCAGATGCAGTGGCTCTCTGTGCTGCCTGTGACGCCGACATCCACTCGGCGAATCCACTGGCCCAGCGCCACGTCAGGGTGCCGATCTACCAGCACAAGTTCTTCGGCGGCACCATGAGCCACAGTCATCACCTGTCTGATAAATTCACAACCGAGGGAGGCATGGAGCAGGACGATGATAGTGGCGATGATGAGCAGGAAGCCAATTCATGGCTGCTGTTCCAACCGGCCGGGAAGAACTCGACCAAAGAGGATGTGAGCTTCCTGTTTGGTGGCGGTGGCGGCAATGGTGGCACCGTAGAGGAGTACTTGGACTTGGTAGATTATGGGGAGCCATGTCCAGAGGAGCAGTCACAAGCACAGAGCCAGTACAGTCGTCTGCAGCAACAGCAGGAGGATGCTGATGGAGCAGATAGGATTGTTCCAGCGAAGAGCATGGAGGTGAAGTGTCAGCAGCAGAGCAGCAACCAGCAGCAGTACCTGGAGTTTGAGTTTGAAAATCAGAAGGGAGGGTATGGTTATTCTGGATCTCTTATCCATAGT ATTGCTCCAGATGTTGGCATAGTCCCGGAAGCAGCCATTAATGAATACTCAGGCTCATATTTCTCAACTCCAAATGGATCATTAGAACTATCCACAGGAACTGGGGTTCAAGTTCTGGCAAGTTTCACTCCCATGGACCGGGAAGCCCGGGTTCTCAGATACAGGGAGAAGCGCAAGAacagaaaatttgaaaagacaATCAGGTATGCTTCACGTAAGGCCTACGCAGAGACAAGACCCAGAATCAAAGGGCGCTTTGCGAAACGAACAGATGTTGAAGTTGAAGTTGATCAGATCTACTCTTCTGCTATGATTGTTGAAACAGGCTATGGAGTCGTTCCAACATTCTGA